CTGATCTGGGCCCTcttcactacttcctcggcatcaacGTAGACCGCAACTCCACCAGCATCCACCTTTCTCAGGAGCAATATGCCCTTGAGGTCTTGGATCGCGCCGGCATGCTAAATTGCAAACCGGTCTCAACCCCCGTCGACACCACCAGCAAACCATCCGCCATGGACGGGCCTCTCTTCCACGACCCCTCTCTCTACAGGAGCTTGACCGGCGCATTGCAATACTTGACTCTGACGCGCCCTGATATTTCTTATGCTGTCCAACAATGTTGCTtgttcatgcatgctcctagggatgCTCACTACCAGCTGGTGAAACGTGTCCTCCGCTATGTGCGCGGTACGACGCGTCTCGGGCTCCAGTTCTACCGCAACTCCGGCAACGATCTCATCGTGTACACCGACGCGGATTGGGCGGGGTGCCCTGACACCCGCAAATCCACGTCGGGGTTTGCCGTGTACCTCGGCTCCAACCTCGTCAGCTGGTCCTCGAAGCGGCAGAACACGGTCTCGCGCTCGAGCGCTGAGGCCGAGTACAAGGGCATCACCAACGCGGTGGCCGAGGCGGTCTGGCTTCGTCAACTCCTCACCGAGATCCGCCGCCCTCCGCAGCGAGCTACCTTCGTCTACTGCGACAATGTCAGCGCCATGTACATGTCGAGCAACCCCGTGCAGCATCAACGTAAGCACGTGGAGATCGACCTTCACTTCGTCCGTGAGCGCGTCTCCCTGGGCGAAGTTCGCGTGCTACATGTGCCTACCACATCCCAGTACGCCGATGTGTTCACGAAGGGCCTCCCTGCGAGCATCTTCACAACCTTCCGATCCAGCCTCAACGTCTGCGAGCACCCTGTTGCGgctgcggggggggggggtgttggaaACCTGCTGACGGTCCACCTGACAGGCCACCATGCACGGGAGGCAAACCTCCAGGACCGAGTCACCCGCGACTCTCCAGTGCACGAACGCCATCATCTCCACGTTCGGCATGATTAGCACTTATCTGATTCTGTTGTAACAACCTGTATAGCGTGTATATAAACGCTTGTTGTACCTGAGACTGAATATAGTGAGAATTCTCCTGTCCAACTATATCATGATAAAAAAATTAAGCAAttagaacatttgtcaaagtttaccataaaaaactttcagattttttattttactgtccatccaagctcatttgagctcgagcgATACTCCGCGTCCCGTTAGACACTGCAATTAGACCAGAGTAGCGAAATGGCTACTTCGGTTCTCAAACTTCAAATAAGAGAGAGTCATAACTAGGCTTTTTTTTTGTTAGAGATAAGTATGGGCTAAGCAGTTTTTTTTAGCAAATGGGTTAAGCAGCTGCGATGCCCATAACTCACTTGGCCCAAACTGAGAAGGCGGGGGTGCCAGGCGCTTGGTTGTAAACGGGCCGGCCAAATAAGGTGAAGCTCCGGCGCTCCATTCCAAACGCCGCCGCGTACAGCCCAGCTAAGCAGTGTAGGGTTTTAGCCCTCGTCTCCCCTCCCACTGCCGTGCCCCATCCCACACACCCCGCCGCaatggccgccgtcgccgccgcaagaTCCTTCCTCCGATCCGGATCTGCTGCCTCCTCTCTCCGCGGGGCTGCCGCCAGAGCCGCCCCCCGCGCTGGCTCAGCTCCGCTCCCGAGGCGACTCCCGGCCTCTGCTCCCCGCGTCCTCCTAAGGTACGAGCGCTCTTGGTTAGTGGTTCTCAAGGAGCACTCGTTTTGCTACTTGATCTGGATGAAAATCTCGTGTCCATGTTTCGGCATCTGTAGGTCACCGGTGGAGATGACCAGCTTCTGCGTGGAGTCGCTGATGCCCATGCACAGTGCCACGGCGTCGGCGCTCATGACGTCGCTCCTTGCCACCCCGGCTCGCACTGGGTTTGGTTGGCTGACAGAAGGTGACTTTCACATTTCTatgttttttttgttgttttcgcAATCTTAGATGGCTTAAGTCTTGATGCATGTttgtctgttgctatctactgtagaGCAGACTAGTTTTAGTTGTTACAGACTGCAGAGTAGAGTAGTTTTGGGCTGATCACAAGCGCATTAGTCTCTGCGGGTTAGATCAATTTTGTCTTTATAATCAGTCTGATGGTAATATGAATTTGATGTGTGTTAGTTGTAATTGTGCTTTTAAACCTGTCCTAAAACAGGCTAATGTTGCATTCTCATGCTGTCATTACATTTTGACACCATATTTTTAGAGTGTTGCAACTCTCAATTGCCCATTTCATAACCATACTGTAATTATATCTAGGGGGAGAGTCAACAAACTTATGAGATGGGAGTCATTTTTCTGTAGATAAAAAAATTTCAAAATCTGATGATTAAATTTGTCGTGTTGAAACCAATCTTATACTTCCACATGGTCCTTGTTGTAGGTCAGGACGAAACTAGATGAACATCAAGCCCCAAAAGGTGAATAAACCTTAAGTACTTACTAATAGCTGTTGATGATTAAGTACCTTCATTAATTTATAGTTCAGAGGAATTCGTGGAAAGAGGAGACCACTGCACTTATTTGAAAGGGTCGGTTATTGAATAGATTGTTTGTAAATGAAAATCATAGAAGCCCTGCAAAGTGTGTTGCCATCACAAAAGAAATGGTGCACGGCAACAAAAGCTTCAAAATACCTTTTGGCTATTATTATAGTTGTCGACCTTTTGGCTATACCAgagaatatttgctttggaaaagtTTTCCTTTTATTAGGTGAAGCTGTATGTATATTTGGTCTTTAAGCAAATATTGTTTTGAATATTCACATAGTCATGAGTGACACATTTGAGGCAAAAGGGTCACTGATTCTTTTGTATTGACCCAGCTGGCAATGATGACGTGTGACAGTTTCTAGGTGGAATGTAGCAGATTATAATCTCCTCACCTCAAATATTCAGGTCTGATCATATTTTAAGGAGTATCCATAATAGCATATGTTTGTAGTGTGTTTCATAAATTCTCCTACCGTTTGACTTGCACAAGAATGCAAGGTGAAGATGCTTTAAAAAATCAGATCTGAAAAACCATGTCATTTTTTTCATGTGGTAGATAAAAACTGTACTCAGCCATGGCCATAGCAACATAGAAATTTGGACTTGGGTCCACTCCTCACTTCCCCATTCATCTGAAAGCCATTGCATCTTGATTAAGTTTCCTTTGAATTTAGTCATTAGTATCATTCGATGAGTTTATAGAAGTTACTTTACCGAATATAAGTAGAACATTAATCTGTTGGGATTTTGCCTCCATTATTTGAAGAAATGCTAGcaaatctacatacttaacatatgcTGGATACATATTACTCcctctaaagaaatataagagcatttagatcactactttagtgatcgaaacgctcttatatttgtttacggagggagtacttttatgATTATTGTCCGCAAAAAAAAACATGTCTGCCTTTCCTTGTAGCCAAAAGAATGTTTGTTTGACCCATTTTTTTTATCTCTGTAGACTTGTGAGTAGTGACAATGGAGGTTCTCTGGGATGAAGAACACATGCTTTTTATTTTTACGATATGTATCTGCTTTATTTTGCAAAGTGGAACTCATGGACACGGCGCAAAGTAGTTATTACGGCTGTTACATTTATAATGTCAGTTGAAGAGTTGGAGCTTAGATTATTCGTTTCTATTTGTAGATGGATGATTTCTTCTTGTCGGAGCCTGCTGTGATGGTACCTGGTACGGACCTGCCAAATTGAATTTGAAAGTACTCTTTGGTCGCCTTCTCAGTCTGTACTATCCTGGGATTTTCGTTTGTATAAGTGTCTACGGGATTATTATACCTGATTGTGCCAAGATTTAACCGACTTGGTCTGATTATgcctttcgtggagaaaaaaaataaTGCTTAGTTGGAAGTTTCTGCTTTGTTTTGCTTCTGCTCTTACGTTATCAAGTTGTTGGAGAAAAATGTACTCCAATCCTATCTCTAGCTCTCCGTACCTGCTTACTTTTAATTTTAATGTATTTAGCAATTTATGCAACCTGGCCTTAACTCGACCATTTCCAGTCTATAGTTCCAGTCGATCTAACAATCACACGTAAATAGGCATGATAAAGAGCAACTTGCCATTGTTCGAGCTAGCTCGTGAGTTGGCTAGATTATCTCGTGGTGCTTTTGATGAGGCCCTTAGTGCCAGAGTGGGTTTTGGCCCAACGGGCTGTTTTAGTGGCTGGGTTTCGGCCCAAGTTATCTTGGCCCACAGAAAAGTCCTTTCTTTGCTTATATGAGTTTTAAGCTGCTGGGCTGGATGAGTGATGGGTAGCTGTGGGCTATTGGGCTAAAATTAAAGTTCTTTGTGTTTTCTGTTTATTCGGTGTATTTTAGTATTATGATTATTCCCAAAATGTTTTGCACTGTTATAAATATAAAATTGCTAGAAAAATGATGTTGTAAATTACGTTTAGTTTTCTGAATGAAATGGAACCAATGAGAAATTTTATTTAGAAAGCTCTTATGACATTAATGTTTGTGTCATTTTATGGCATACTAATGTGATCATTTTGTAATACAGACCAATGTTGTTTACAATTTTGAATCAGCCCATTCATTCCTTATTATTTTCTGCCCAACGGTGATATAATTTGGACTTAATTTTTGCATGGAAATTGATCAAACAATGTAGGTTAATTTTTGTGTAATTTAATTTAATTATGATGTTCTTTTCCTTTACTTATGATATTTTGAATTCATGACAACTTCCAGTCCTCGTGGTCTCGAGATTGAGCCACTTACTGGAAACAACTTCCAAACATGAAAGGACTCGTTGCTATTGCATCTCAGCTGGCATGAGGTTGACCTCACGCTGAGGGAAAGTAAACCAGCGCTGAGGGAAAGTAAACCAGTGGAACCTAAAAAGGATGCCGCTGGGTATGCGGAGCTTAAGAAAGCCTATCATGCTAAAGTTGAGACATGGGAGAGGTCAAACAGAATGGTGCTCCCAATTATGAACTTCTTCATCTTGACTGAGATTAAAGGGGCTATTCCTGTTAATGAAAGTGTCGCTGAATATTTGAAATCGTTGGAAGAACAATTTAAGGGCTCGGAGTAAGTGTATGCAAATGAGCTTTCGCACAAGCTGCTTGCATAATATGATGGGCACGAATGTGTGAGGGAGCATATTTTAAGTATGAGCAATGCCGTGACAAAGCTTAAAACCATGAAGTGTGACTTGAGCGAAGAGCTTCTTGTGCTCCTAGTTTTTAGGTCAGTACTCAAATATAAAGCACGTGATTCATTGCACATTGCATTTAGGAGGAAGAGAAATTTCAAGAGTGAGCAGAAAGATCAAGCTTTCCATGTTAACTTTATAAAGAGGAAGCATGTGAATAATGTTCATAGCAATAATATGCCCAACAAAAAGTAGTTTTCCAAAATGAATCCTCCAAAGCCTGAGCAATGCAATGAGGCAAGTTGTTCACGTCCCGCTCCGTCAAATGTTGCTCCAGTAGACCTTAAAAATGTCGTTGGAGAAAGACTTTGCAATTTTTGCAAACATGCAAATCGTTCATACTCGAGAAGTATCAATCCTTCGAAATTGTGGCATCGTCGCTtgggccacatttcgagggggagaatggaACGATTGATTAAAGTAGAAATACTTCCTTGA
The Triticum dicoccoides isolate Atlit2015 ecotype Zavitan chromosome 3A, WEW_v2.0, whole genome shotgun sequence genome window above contains:
- the LOC119269024 gene encoding protein NUCLEAR FUSION DEFECTIVE 6, mitochondrial-like isoform X1: MAAVAAARSFLRSGSAASSLRGAAARAAPRAGSAPLPRRLPASAPRVLLRSPVEMTSFCVESLMPMHSATASALMTSLLATPARTGFGWLTEDLWMISSCRSLL
- the LOC119269024 gene encoding protein NUCLEAR FUSION DEFECTIVE 6, mitochondrial-like isoform X2 encodes the protein MAAVAAARSFLRSGSAASSLRGAAARAAPRAGSAPLPRRLPASAPRVLLRSPVEMTSFCVESLMPMHSATASALMTSLLATPARTGFGWLTEGQDETR
- the LOC119269024 gene encoding protein NUCLEAR FUSION DEFECTIVE 6, mitochondrial-like isoform X3, with the translated sequence MAAVAAARSFLRSGSAASSLRGAAARAAPRAGSAPLPRRLPASAPRVLLRSPVEMTSFCVESLMPMHSATASALMTSLLATPARTGFGWLTEDG